One stretch of Streptomyces sp. A2-16 DNA includes these proteins:
- a CDS encoding TetR/AcrR family transcriptional regulator, with product MAVDRDHVLRTAAALLTRKSTATMDEVAKGAGISRATLHRHFAGRDALVRALEEHGIAECEAALDAARLDEGSASDAVHRLVREIEPVAGLLAFLYGENELWEDGESDPWSRLDQRIATLFARGQGSGEFRIDLTPAWLTEALYGLVASCAWATQAGRVAPKDFTHMVTELLLGGALRREES from the coding sequence ATGGCTGTCGATCGTGACCATGTGCTGCGCACCGCCGCGGCCCTGCTGACCCGCAAATCCACCGCGACCATGGACGAGGTCGCCAAGGGCGCCGGGATCAGCCGGGCCACGCTGCACCGCCACTTCGCGGGACGCGACGCGCTCGTGCGGGCACTGGAGGAGCACGGCATCGCCGAGTGCGAGGCGGCGCTGGACGCGGCCCGCCTCGACGAGGGGTCCGCGAGCGACGCCGTGCACAGGCTCGTACGCGAGATCGAGCCGGTCGCCGGCCTGCTCGCCTTCCTCTACGGCGAGAACGAGCTCTGGGAGGACGGCGAAAGCGATCCCTGGTCCCGACTCGACCAGCGGATCGCCACGCTGTTCGCGCGCGGACAAGGAAGCGGCGAGTTCCGCATCGACCTCACCCCGGCCTGGCTCACCGAAGCGCTCTACGGACTGGTCGCCTCGTGCGCCTGGGCCACGCAGGCGGGCCGGGTCGCCCCCAAGGACTTCACCCACATGGTCACCGAGCTGCTCCTCGGTGGCGCACTACGGAGAGAGGAATCATGA
- a CDS encoding aldo/keto reductase, translating to MPFARLATATTPTCHIGLGLAAVGRPGYINLGRDEDLGDDRSVETLRARTHELLDAAYAQGVRYFDVARSYGRSEEFLADWLNRNPGRDDLVVGSKWGYTYTADWTTDAEKHEVKDHSVRTYERQRAETAELLGDHLDLYQIHSVTPDSPALTDKELHARLAEAAAEGTTIGFSTSGPAQADAIRAALEVTVGGEPLFRTVQSTYNALETSAAPALAEAHDAGLTVIVKEGMANGRLAAPHAPDALKAVAEETALGCDSVALALVLRQPWAGVVLSGAATTNQLASNLHAAVVDLDDAQLSRLAELAEDPQTYWQRRGRLPWH from the coding sequence ATGCCCTTCGCCCGACTCGCCACAGCCACCACCCCCACCTGCCACATCGGCCTCGGCCTCGCCGCAGTGGGCCGCCCCGGCTACATCAACCTGGGCCGAGACGAGGACCTGGGAGACGACCGGAGCGTCGAGACGCTCCGCGCCCGCACCCACGAACTCCTCGACGCCGCCTACGCCCAAGGCGTCCGCTACTTCGACGTGGCCCGCTCCTACGGCCGCTCGGAGGAGTTCCTCGCGGACTGGCTCAACAGGAACCCCGGCCGGGACGACCTGGTCGTCGGCAGCAAGTGGGGCTACACCTACACCGCCGACTGGACCACCGACGCCGAGAAGCACGAGGTCAAGGACCACAGCGTCCGGACCTACGAGCGCCAGCGCGCCGAGACCGCCGAACTCCTCGGTGACCACCTGGACCTGTACCAGATCCATTCGGTGACCCCGGACAGCCCGGCCCTCACCGACAAGGAACTCCACGCGAGGCTCGCGGAGGCCGCCGCCGAGGGCACCACCATCGGCTTCTCGACCAGCGGCCCCGCCCAGGCGGACGCGATCCGCGCCGCACTGGAGGTGACGGTCGGCGGCGAACCCCTCTTCCGTACCGTCCAGTCGACGTACAACGCCCTGGAGACCTCGGCCGCCCCCGCCCTCGCCGAGGCGCACGACGCGGGTCTCACGGTGATCGTCAAGGAGGGCATGGCCAACGGAAGGCTCGCCGCACCGCACGCCCCCGACGCCCTGAAGGCCGTGGCGGAGGAGACGGCCCTCGGCTGCGACTCGGTGGCCCTCGCGCTCGTCCTCAGGCAGCCCTGGGCCGGAGTGGTCCTGTCCGGAGCCGCCACGACCAACCAGCTCGCCTCCAACCTCCACGCCGCCGTGGTCGACCTCGACGACGCACAGCTGTCCCGGCTCGCGGAGCTGGCGGAGGACCCGCAGACCTACTGGCAGCGGCGCGGCCGGCTGCCCTGGCACTGA
- the argH gene encoding argininosuccinate lyase — translation MSSNSGDVRLWGGRFADGPAEALAKLSASVHFDWRLAPYDIAGSRAHARVLHKAGLLSEDELQRMLAGLDQLEADVADGSFVGTIADEDCHTALERGLLERVGPDLGGKLRAGRSRNDQIATLFRMYLRDHARIIGGLIAELQDALVGLAEAHSDVAMPGRTHLQHAQPVLFAHHVLAHVQSLSRDAERLRQWDERTAVSPYGSGALAGSSLGLDPEAVAEDLGFEHGSVGNSIDGTASRDFVAEFAFITAMIGVNLSRIAEEIIIWNTKEFSFVTLHDAFSTGSSIMPQKKNPDIAELARGKSGRMIGNLTGLMATLKALPLAYNRDLQEDKEPVFDSCDQLEVLLPAFTGMMATLTVNRERMEELAPAGFSLATDIAEWLVKQGVPFRVAHEVAGECVKAAEAEGKELNDLTDEQFAKISAHLTPEVRSVLNVPGALASRNGRGGTAPSAVAVQLAEVKTDVAAQHRWAKRL, via the coding sequence GTGAGCAGCAACAGCGGTGACGTCCGGCTCTGGGGCGGTCGTTTCGCCGACGGTCCCGCCGAGGCCCTGGCCAAGCTGTCCGCGTCCGTCCACTTCGACTGGCGGCTCGCGCCGTACGACATCGCCGGCTCGCGTGCCCACGCGCGCGTGCTGCACAAGGCGGGCCTGCTGAGCGAGGACGAGCTCCAGCGCATGCTCGCCGGACTCGACCAGCTCGAGGCCGACGTGGCCGACGGCTCCTTCGTGGGCACGATCGCCGACGAGGACTGTCACACCGCCCTGGAGCGGGGCCTGCTGGAGCGGGTCGGCCCCGACCTCGGCGGCAAGCTGCGCGCCGGCCGTTCCCGCAACGACCAGATCGCGACCCTCTTCCGCATGTACCTGCGGGACCACGCCCGGATCATCGGCGGTCTGATCGCCGAGCTCCAGGACGCCCTGGTCGGCCTCGCGGAGGCGCACTCCGACGTGGCGATGCCCGGCCGCACCCACCTCCAGCACGCCCAGCCGGTCCTCTTCGCCCACCACGTCCTGGCCCACGTCCAGTCCCTGTCCCGGGACGCGGAGCGGCTGCGCCAGTGGGACGAGCGCACGGCGGTCTCGCCGTACGGCTCGGGAGCGCTCGCGGGCTCCTCCCTCGGCCTGGACCCGGAGGCGGTGGCCGAGGACCTCGGCTTCGAGCACGGATCGGTCGGCAACTCCATCGACGGCACGGCCTCCCGTGACTTCGTCGCGGAGTTCGCCTTCATCACCGCGATGATCGGCGTCAACCTCTCCCGGATCGCCGAGGAGATCATCATCTGGAACACGAAGGAGTTCTCCTTCGTGACCCTGCACGACGCCTTCTCCACGGGCTCGTCGATCATGCCCCAGAAGAAGAACCCGGACATCGCGGAGCTGGCCCGGGGCAAGTCCGGCCGCATGATCGGCAACCTGACGGGTCTCATGGCCACCCTCAAGGCCCTGCCCCTCGCCTACAACCGCGACCTCCAGGAGGACAAGGAGCCGGTCTTCGACTCCTGCGACCAGCTGGAGGTCCTGCTCCCCGCCTTCACCGGCATGATGGCCACCCTCACGGTCAACCGCGAGCGCATGGAGGAACTGGCCCCGGCCGGCTTCTCCCTCGCCACCGACATCGCCGAGTGGCTGGTCAAGCAGGGCGTGCCCTTCCGGGTGGCCCACGAGGTCGCCGGCGAGTGCGTCAAGGCGGCCGAGGCCGAGGGCAAGGAGCTGAACGACCTGACGGACGAGCAGTTCGCCAAGATCAGCGCCCACCTGACCCCGGAGGTCCGGTCGGTCCTCAACGTCCCCGGCGCCCTGGCGTCGAGGAACGGCCGCGGCGGTACGGCGCCCAGCGCGGTGGCGGTGCAGCTGGCAGAGGTGAAGACCGACGTCGCCGCTCAGCACCGGTGGGCCAAGCGCCTTTAG
- a CDS encoding pyridoxamine 5'-phosphate oxidase family protein has product MGKTYERIDGRLRSFIEAQPLFFTATAPLSGDGTVNLSPKGLRGSFVILDELTVAYLDFAGSNAETIAHLRENGRITLMWCAFQGPPNIVRVHGRGEPVFRDDPRFQELLTHFPDIDPAAHGLRAVIVVKAELVRDSCGYAVPYMAYESERELHAKRFSREDDVSLSEYFGKKEHIATSLDGLPGLPLPLPPSAV; this is encoded by the coding sequence ATGGGAAAGACCTATGAGCGCATAGACGGTCGGCTCCGCTCGTTCATCGAGGCGCAGCCCCTGTTCTTCACCGCGACCGCTCCCCTCTCCGGCGACGGCACGGTCAACCTCTCCCCCAAGGGCCTGCGTGGCTCCTTCGTGATTCTCGACGAACTCACCGTGGCCTACCTCGACTTCGCCGGCTCCAACGCCGAGACGATCGCCCATCTGCGGGAGAACGGCCGGATCACCCTCATGTGGTGCGCGTTCCAGGGTCCGCCGAACATCGTCCGGGTGCACGGCCGCGGTGAGCCCGTCTTCCGGGACGATCCGCGCTTCCAGGAGCTGCTCACCCACTTCCCGGACATCGACCCGGCCGCACACGGACTGCGGGCCGTCATCGTCGTGAAGGCAGAACTGGTCCGGGACTCCTGCGGTTACGCGGTGCCGTACATGGCGTACGAGAGCGAGCGCGAGCTGCACGCCAAACGGTTCTCACGCGAGGACGACGTGTCGCTCAGCGAGTACTTCGGCAAGAAGGAGCACATCGCGACGAGCCTGGACGGCCTGCCGGGACTGCCGTTGCCGCTGCCGCCCTCCGCGGTCTGA
- a CDS encoding HAMP domain-containing sensor histidine kinase gives MRSLLPHTLRARLTLGLVVLLAVSCAAVGVAAVLELNGFLTNRLDQQLADAGNRFAVSLEHRGETAKDDHDGDEHADTRRQATGTFGARLVDGTVTNAAVVRSAGTLNVDLTTGDRERLRAVPVDGRGHDIGLSALDEYRVIATRGLDGDVLVTGLPLEPVEAAVHRLELVSAIVFGAALTAAGVAGALWVRWSLRPLSRVAATATRVSELPLASGEVALPPRAPESDPRSEMGQVAGAFNRMLGHVEDALTKRHASEERLRSFAADASHELRTPVASVRGHAELALLHPGPLPPEITRALERIAAESTRMGAMVDDLLLLARLDAGRPLESAPVDLTRLVLDALTDARATGSGHRWELDLPEDPVIVTGDEHRLQQVLANLLSNARLHTPDGTKVTVTLEAEAGTALLRVHDDGPGIPEDIRHGVFERFTRADRSTKAATGGAGLGLSIVAAVVEAHGGSVTVESAPGSTTFTVRIGDG, from the coding sequence GTGAGGAGCCTGCTGCCGCACACGCTGCGGGCCCGGCTCACCCTCGGCCTGGTGGTGCTGCTTGCGGTGAGCTGCGCCGCCGTCGGAGTGGCCGCCGTGCTGGAGCTGAACGGCTTCCTCACCAACCGCCTCGACCAGCAGCTCGCCGACGCCGGGAACAGGTTCGCGGTCAGCCTGGAACACCGGGGGGAGACCGCGAAGGACGATCACGACGGCGACGAGCACGCCGACACCCGCCGCCAGGCCACGGGCACCTTCGGCGCCCGACTGGTGGACGGCACGGTCACCAACGCGGCGGTGGTCCGCTCCGCCGGCACCCTGAACGTCGACCTGACCACGGGTGACCGCGAACGGCTCCGGGCGGTCCCGGTCGACGGCCGGGGGCACGACATCGGCCTCTCCGCCCTGGACGAGTACCGGGTGATCGCCACCCGGGGTCTCGACGGCGACGTCCTGGTCACCGGTCTGCCCCTGGAGCCCGTCGAAGCCGCGGTCCACCGCCTCGAACTGGTCTCGGCGATCGTCTTCGGCGCCGCCCTCACCGCCGCCGGGGTCGCGGGCGCCCTGTGGGTGCGCTGGTCCCTGCGCCCGCTCAGCCGGGTCGCCGCGACCGCCACCCGGGTCAGCGAACTGCCCCTGGCGAGCGGGGAGGTGGCCCTGCCGCCCCGCGCCCCCGAGTCCGATCCGCGCAGCGAGATGGGGCAGGTCGCCGGCGCCTTCAACCGCATGCTCGGCCACGTCGAGGACGCCCTCACCAAACGCCACGCCAGCGAGGAACGGCTGCGCAGCTTCGCCGCCGACGCCAGCCACGAACTGCGCACCCCCGTCGCCTCGGTACGCGGCCACGCCGAACTCGCCCTGCTGCACCCCGGACCGCTGCCGCCGGAGATCACCCGGGCCCTGGAACGCATCGCCGCCGAGTCGACCCGTATGGGCGCCATGGTCGACGACCTTCTCCTGCTGGCCCGCCTGGACGCCGGCCGACCCTTGGAGTCGGCCCCCGTCGACCTGACCCGTCTGGTCCTCGACGCCCTCACGGACGCGCGGGCCACGGGTTCCGGTCACCGCTGGGAGCTGGACCTCCCGGAGGACCCGGTCATCGTGACGGGCGACGAGCACCGCCTCCAGCAGGTCCTGGCCAACCTGCTGTCCAACGCCCGGCTGCACACCCCGGACGGCACCAAGGTGACGGTGACACTGGAGGCCGAGGCCGGCACAGCGCTGTTGAGGGTCCACGACGACGGCCCCGGCATCCCCGAGGACATCCGGCACGGCGTGTTCGAACGCTTCACCCGCGCCGACCGCAGCACCAAGGCGGCGACCGGCGGCGCGGGCCTCGGGCTGTCGATCGTGGCCGCCGTGGTGGAGGCCCACGGGGGAAGCGTGACGGTGGAGAGCGCGCCGGGCTCGACGACCTTCACCGTCCGGATCGGCGACGGCTGA
- a CDS encoding response regulator transcription factor gives MNTTRSGRPALTRPDGTPLRVLVVDDDPDLAEVLSGALRYEGWQVRTAGDGASALTAARELLPDAVVLDVMLPDTDGFAVLRALHGVKSDVCVLFLTARDAVEDRIKGITAGGDDYVTKPFSLEEVVARLRGLLRRAGMARQLDEGPRLTVGDLVMDEEAREVTRAGELIELSPTEFELLRFLMRNPRRVLSKAQILDRVWSYDFGGRAHVVELYISYLRKKVDAGREPMIHTVRGAGYVIKPVTP, from the coding sequence ATGAACACGACCCGCTCCGGCCGCCCCGCCCTCACCCGCCCCGACGGCACCCCGCTGCGCGTCCTCGTCGTCGACGACGACCCGGATCTCGCCGAGGTCCTCTCCGGCGCCCTGCGCTACGAGGGCTGGCAGGTCCGCACGGCAGGCGACGGTGCCTCGGCGCTGACCGCCGCCCGGGAACTGCTGCCCGACGCCGTCGTCCTGGACGTGATGCTCCCGGACACCGACGGCTTCGCCGTCCTGCGCGCCCTGCACGGTGTGAAGTCGGACGTCTGCGTGCTCTTCCTGACCGCCCGGGACGCCGTCGAGGACCGCATCAAGGGCATCACCGCGGGCGGCGACGACTACGTCACCAAGCCCTTCAGCCTGGAGGAGGTCGTCGCCCGGCTGCGCGGACTGCTGCGCCGCGCGGGCATGGCCCGCCAGCTCGACGAGGGCCCCCGGCTGACCGTCGGCGACCTGGTCATGGACGAGGAGGCCCGCGAGGTCACCCGGGCAGGCGAGCTGATCGAGCTGTCCCCGACCGAGTTCGAGCTGCTGCGCTTCCTCATGCGCAACCCGCGCCGCGTGCTCAGCAAGGCGCAGATCCTCGACCGGGTGTGGTCCTACGACTTCGGCGGCCGCGCCCATGTCGTCGAGCTGTACATCTCCTACCTGCGCAAGAAGGTGGACGCGGGCCGCGAACCGATGATCCACACCGTGCGCGGGGCGGGGTACGTGATCAAACCGGTGACACCGTGA
- a CDS encoding ferredoxin reductase family protein, which produces MTTVYERRAAPAVAPPARRSPAGVVLALLWAGAAAVIALWWSDTASVVGTAGWLTGAGRIAGLLCGYACAVLVGLMARVPLLERRIGSDRVSRWHAMAGRYTVCLLLAHIGLILAGYAAQDSASLWHETLTVVLDYPEMLKATAGTVILLAVGITSARAVRRRTSHEFWYYVHLLTYAAVFLAFGHQLALGNDFNGNAVATAAWYALYLGVAALVLWFRILAPVRLNLRHRLRVESVHQEAPGVWSIVVHGRELDRLGARPGQFFRWRFLAEGLRWTATPYSLSAPPRRNRMRITVKALGDHSTAVALLRPGTRVWAEGPYGSLTGDRQTSPKSLLVAAGVGITPLRALFETLPGDVTLLYRARTAEDLALGGELEALARWRGAKVLYALNGPDGRRPNLTAPSLRSAVPDLAGHDVYICGPHGFARDLYEELRAAGVPDSRIHHESFEL; this is translated from the coding sequence ATGACCACCGTGTACGAGCGGCGGGCCGCACCGGCCGTGGCGCCGCCCGCGCGACGATCACCGGCGGGTGTCGTGCTGGCCCTGCTGTGGGCGGGCGCGGCGGCCGTGATCGCCCTGTGGTGGTCGGACACCGCTTCCGTGGTCGGTACGGCCGGATGGCTGACCGGGGCCGGGCGGATCGCCGGACTGCTGTGCGGATACGCCTGCGCGGTACTGGTGGGTCTGATGGCGCGGGTGCCGCTGCTGGAGCGGCGCATCGGCTCGGACCGGGTGTCGCGCTGGCACGCGATGGCCGGCCGCTACACCGTCTGTCTGCTGCTCGCCCACATCGGGCTGATCCTCGCCGGGTACGCGGCCCAGGACAGTGCCTCGCTGTGGCACGAGACGCTCACGGTGGTCCTCGACTACCCGGAGATGCTCAAGGCGACCGCCGGTACGGTGATCCTCCTCGCCGTCGGCATCACCTCGGCGCGGGCGGTGCGCCGCCGCACCAGCCACGAGTTCTGGTACTACGTCCACCTCCTGACCTACGCGGCCGTGTTCCTCGCCTTCGGCCACCAACTGGCCCTCGGCAACGACTTCAACGGCAACGCGGTGGCCACGGCGGCCTGGTACGCGCTCTATCTCGGCGTCGCCGCCCTGGTGCTGTGGTTCCGGATCCTCGCCCCGGTACGGCTGAACCTGCGGCACCGGCTGCGCGTGGAGTCGGTGCACCAGGAGGCACCGGGGGTGTGGTCGATCGTCGTGCACGGGCGGGAGCTGGACCGACTGGGCGCGCGGCCGGGGCAGTTCTTCCGCTGGCGGTTCCTCGCCGAGGGACTGCGCTGGACCGCGACGCCGTACTCCCTGTCGGCGCCGCCCCGCCGCAACCGGATGCGGATCACCGTCAAGGCACTCGGCGACCACAGCACGGCCGTGGCGCTGTTGCGGCCCGGCACGCGCGTGTGGGCGGAGGGGCCGTACGGCTCGCTGACCGGCGACCGGCAGACCTCGCCGAAGTCGCTGCTCGTCGCCGCGGGCGTCGGCATCACGCCGTTGCGGGCACTGTTCGAGACCCTCCCGGGCGACGTCACCCTGCTCTACCGGGCCCGCACCGCCGAGGACCTCGCCCTCGGGGGCGAGTTGGAGGCCCTGGCCCGCTGGCGCGGCGCGAAGGTGCTGTACGCGCTCAACGGACCGGACGGCCGCCGTCCGAATCTGACCGCCCCCTCCCTGCGGTCGGCCGTCCCGGACCTCGCGGGTCACGACGTCTACATCTGCGGCCCGCACGGCTTCGCCCGGGACCTGTACGAGGAACTGCGGGCCGCCGGGGTCCCGGACAGCCGGATCCACCACGAGTCGTTCGAACTCTGA
- a CDS encoding FMN-binding protein, protein MHALNKNRPLRRIVLASAATVSGMVMLLSLKPHASPQAALSLPAPSASAGASASSGTGSATTGTKTVTGDTIQTRWGPVQVRITIKDGKLTEVTAVAYPTDNPRDQEINSYALPRLRSEALQAQSANIDTVSGATYTSDGYRQSLQSALDSAVG, encoded by the coding sequence GTGCACGCGTTGAACAAGAACCGCCCGCTGCGCCGGATCGTGCTGGCGAGCGCCGCCACCGTCTCCGGCATGGTGATGCTGCTGTCGCTGAAGCCGCACGCGTCACCGCAGGCCGCCCTGTCGCTGCCCGCGCCCTCCGCCAGCGCCGGCGCGAGCGCGTCGAGCGGCACCGGATCGGCCACCACCGGCACGAAGACCGTCACCGGCGACACGATCCAGACCCGCTGGGGTCCGGTCCAGGTCCGCATCACGATCAAGGACGGCAAGCTCACCGAGGTCACGGCGGTCGCCTACCCGACGGACAACCCGCGGGACCAGGAGATCAACAGCTACGCCCTTCCGCGGCTGCGTTCCGAGGCCCTCCAGGCGCAGAGCGCGAACATCGACACCGTCTCGGGGGCCACGTACACGAGCGATGGTTACCGCCAGTCACTCCAGTCCGCACTGGACTCTGCCGTCGGCTGA
- a CDS encoding ferredoxin reductase family protein, which produces MTTTLAGGRAARRQTMRRIRPRRSPATVLLIAVWAGAAGVLWLWWHNTPSVADDNSKILNAGRITGLLAGYLMALVVLQMARVPALERRVGSDRVARWHAMSGRYTLCLTVAHVFLIMWGYALQAGKGLGDIVQQTMDSINQLPDMGKAAIGTGLLFFIGLISIGGVRKRIPYDTWYHVHLLTYAAVFLTFWHQLTTGNDFAVEPVAKTVWYGLYGSVTALVLWYRILTPIRLNLRHRMYVEAVVEETPGVVSVLIGGRKLHRMGAEAGQFFRWRFLAPGMRFSSHPYSLSAAPRPGMLRITVKAIGDHSERLRELEPGTKVWAEGPYGALTAQRRSRGKVLLVAGGVGITPMRALFETLPGAAGDITLLYRANTTQDLALWDELAAIADERGARLMYAVNSPDGERPDISAESLQRKLPDIDKHDVFMCGPNGFAQTVYEALRGAGVPARRIHHESFEM; this is translated from the coding sequence GTGACCACCACGCTCGCAGGCGGCCGCGCCGCCCGCCGCCAGACGATGCGCCGCATCCGCCCGCGCCGTTCCCCGGCGACCGTCCTGCTGATCGCCGTATGGGCGGGCGCGGCCGGAGTGCTGTGGCTGTGGTGGCACAACACGCCGTCCGTGGCCGACGACAACAGCAAGATCCTCAACGCGGGCCGGATCACCGGTCTGCTGGCCGGCTATCTGATGGCGCTCGTGGTGCTCCAGATGGCCCGGGTGCCCGCGCTGGAGCGCCGGGTGGGCTCCGACCGGGTCGCCCGCTGGCACGCGATGAGCGGCCGGTACACGCTCTGTCTGACGGTCGCCCACGTCTTCCTGATCATGTGGGGCTACGCCCTCCAGGCCGGCAAGGGCCTCGGCGACATCGTCCAGCAGACGATGGACTCCATCAACCAGCTCCCGGACATGGGCAAGGCGGCCATCGGCACCGGCCTGCTGTTCTTCATCGGGCTGATCTCGATCGGCGGGGTACGGAAGAGGATTCCGTACGACACCTGGTACCACGTGCACCTGCTGACGTACGCGGCGGTCTTCCTGACCTTCTGGCACCAGCTGACCACCGGCAACGACTTCGCGGTCGAGCCGGTCGCCAAGACCGTCTGGTACGGGCTGTACGGCTCGGTCACCGCGCTGGTGCTCTGGTACCGGATCCTCACCCCGATCCGGCTGAACCTGCGGCACCGCATGTACGTCGAAGCGGTCGTCGAGGAGACCCCGGGTGTGGTGTCGGTGCTGATCGGCGGCCGGAAGCTGCACCGGATGGGCGCGGAGGCGGGCCAGTTCTTCCGCTGGCGGTTCCTCGCGCCGGGCATGCGGTTCAGCTCCCACCCGTACTCGCTGTCCGCGGCGCCCCGACCGGGCATGCTGCGGATCACGGTGAAGGCGATCGGCGACCACAGCGAGCGGCTGCGCGAGCTGGAGCCCGGCACCAAGGTGTGGGCCGAGGGGCCCTACGGCGCCCTGACCGCCCAGCGCCGCAGCCGCGGCAAGGTGCTGCTGGTGGCCGGCGGCGTCGGCATCACGCCGATGCGGGCCCTGTTCGAGACGCTGCCGGGCGCGGCCGGTGACATCACCCTGCTGTACCGGGCCAACACCACCCAGGACCTGGCCCTGTGGGACGAGCTCGCCGCCATCGCGGACGAGCGCGGCGCCCGCCTGATGTACGCGGTCAACAGTCCGGACGGGGAGCGCCCGGACATCTCCGCCGAGTCCCTCCAGCGCAAGCTCCCCGACATCGACAAGCACGACGTGTTCATGTGCGGGCCGAACGGCTTCGCGCAGACCGTGTACGAAGCACTGCGCGGCGCGGGTGTGCCCGCCCGCCGCATCCATCACGAGTCGTTCGAGATGTGA
- a CDS encoding FMN-binding protein codes for MRKSHPVRRVVLATAATVSGVVLMLSLKPSTDPASAQAGGTLPQQTAAAQESAQGGTGAAAGATVTGDAVQTQYGPVQVRITVSGNKITKAEAVQAPKGGESDQKTALSVPKLNEAVVAKQSPQIDTVSGATYTSEGYKKSLQSAIDKANAAAPQPSAQPSKPAGGNAGGGAAAKTVTGAVSQTQYGPVQVRITVAGGKITNAEAVQAPKGGTSDQKTALSIPKLNQEAVAAGSADIDSVSGATYTSEGYKKSLQSALDQAGG; via the coding sequence ATGAGGAAGTCTCACCCCGTCCGTCGAGTCGTGCTCGCGACCGCCGCCACCGTCTCCGGTGTCGTGCTGATGCTGTCGCTGAAGCCGTCCACGGACCCGGCGTCCGCCCAGGCGGGCGGCACGCTCCCGCAGCAGACGGCCGCGGCGCAGGAGTCGGCCCAGGGCGGCACCGGGGCGGCCGCCGGCGCCACGGTCACCGGGGACGCGGTCCAGACGCAGTACGGGCCGGTTCAGGTCCGGATCACGGTCAGCGGCAACAAGATCACCAAGGCGGAGGCGGTCCAGGCGCCCAAGGGCGGCGAGAGCGACCAGAAGACCGCCCTCTCCGTCCCGAAGCTCAACGAGGCCGTGGTCGCCAAGCAGAGCCCGCAGATCGACACCGTGTCCGGGGCGACCTACACCAGCGAGGGCTACAAGAAGTCGCTGCAGTCGGCGATCGACAAGGCGAACGCGGCCGCGCCGCAGCCGTCGGCCCAGCCGTCGAAGCCGGCGGGCGGCAACGCGGGTGGCGGTGCCGCCGCCAAGACGGTGACCGGTGCCGTGTCGCAGACCCAGTACGGGCCGGTCCAGGTCCGGATCACGGTCGCCGGCGGCAAGATCACCAACGCCGAGGCCGTGCAGGCGCCGAAGGGCGGGACCAGCGACCAGAAGACGGCGCTGTCCATCCCGAAGCTCAACCAGGAGGCCGTGGCGGCCGGCAGCGCGGACATCGACTCCGTGTCCGGGGCCACCTACACCAGCGAGGGCTACAAGAAGTCGCTCCAGTCCGCGCTGGACCAGGCCGGTGGCTGA
- a CDS encoding FAD:protein FMN transferase, with amino-acid sequence MADTVAESAQAPAAVRHAEEVMGTVFSFDVRGGEPVAVQTALREAVAGLHRVNEVFSTYRDDSQVSRLARGELTLDECDPEVAEVLELGAEAERLSDGWFSTRYEGRLDPTGIVKGWAVERAARRVAESGATGVSVNGGGDVQLLGVPGPDRPWRVGVSDPLRPGGLAAVVSAAGATELAVATSGTAERGAHIVDPRTGRSAVTDLLAVTVVAPTVTWADCWATAAFAMGSREGLAWLESLPDTEALLITAGDEVLITGGLAARLG; translated from the coding sequence GTGGCTGACACGGTGGCCGAGTCGGCACAAGCTCCCGCCGCGGTACGTCATGCGGAGGAGGTCATGGGGACGGTCTTCTCCTTCGACGTCCGCGGCGGGGAACCCGTTGCCGTGCAGACGGCACTGCGGGAGGCGGTGGCGGGACTGCACCGCGTGAACGAGGTGTTCAGCACCTACCGCGACGACAGCCAGGTCTCCCGGCTGGCCCGCGGGGAACTGACGCTCGACGAGTGCGATCCCGAGGTCGCCGAGGTGCTCGAACTGGGCGCCGAGGCCGAGCGGTTGAGCGACGGCTGGTTCAGCACGCGGTACGAGGGCCGTCTCGACCCCACGGGCATCGTCAAGGGCTGGGCGGTGGAACGCGCGGCCCGTCGCGTCGCCGAGTCGGGCGCGACCGGCGTCAGCGTCAACGGCGGCGGAGACGTGCAGCTGTTGGGCGTTCCGGGCCCCGACCGCCCGTGGCGCGTGGGAGTCTCGGACCCCCTGCGCCCGGGCGGCCTGGCGGCGGTGGTCTCGGCGGCGGGCGCGACGGAGCTGGCGGTGGCGACTTCGGGCACGGCCGAGAGGGGCGCCCACATCGTCGACCCGCGCACGGGCCGCTCGGCGGTCACGGACCTGCTGGCGGTGACGGTAGTGGCCCCCACCGTCACCTGGGCCGACTGCTGGGCCACGGCCGCCTTCGCGATGGGTTCCCGGGAGGGCCTGGCCTGGCTGGAGAGCCTGCCGGACACAGAGGCACTGCTGATCACGGCGGGCGACGAGGTCCTGATCACAGGGGGCCTGGCAGCTCGACTCGGGTGA